One part of the Lytechinus pictus isolate F3 Inbred chromosome 3, Lp3.0, whole genome shotgun sequence genome encodes these proteins:
- the LOC129257051 gene encoding uncharacterized protein LOC129257051, protein MGSITIVTTFLFLIITTSSVLARPHIRPRLTLADLDEDGAIPQDNLADIDEPVEEIPQDVRFEVVDLPSHFNTYDQNNDGKVSLLELTIVTGTKESDAMRPFNAADTNHDNRISFKEFQEAPWVFGVSQELEFLTQFDR, encoded by the exons ATGGGGAGTATCACCATAGTAACAACATTCCTCTTCCTCATCATCACTACATCCTCCGTGCTGGCACGACCGCACATCCGACCCCGTCTTACATTGGCCGACTTAGACGAAGATGGCGCTATACCACAGGACAATCTTGCTGATATTGACGAACCTGTCGAGGAAATACCTCAAGATGTTCGTTTTGAAGTGGTCGATCTACCGTCGCATTTCAACACCTATGATCAGAACAATGACGGAAAGGTTAGTCTTCTGGAGCTAACGATCGTAACGGGAACAAAAGAGTCAGATGCTATGAGACCTTTCAACGCAGCAGATACAAACC ATGATAATAGAATATCGTTTAAAGAATTCCAGGAAGCCCCTTGGGTCTTTGGTGTGTCACAAGAACTCGAGTTTCTCACCCAATTCGATCGCTAG